The genomic segment GCCTCTCTGTATCTAAGTGCTGCTCCAGCGTTTGGGCGGGGCGGGGGCTCACTCATATTATTCATACAGAGCGTTCTGATTTCACCACCAATATTATTGCCATTTATTGAATTAGAGTTTACTTGTCATAACATAGTGAATATCCTTATTTTGTATATGGTGTACCAACAGTTGAGTAGTTGGAGTTAAACTGGGGAAGGAGGCATAACATtacatgtgtatatttttgctTACAGGAAAGAATGAAAGGGGGCCTTATTCTTCGTTTGGCTCCCAGGTAAGATGAAGCAGTGTGGTCAGAAAATGCTCCTCCTTCCACCTGCACGAGCACTTGGCTTAGACTTGTCCTGTTACTCGGTTGACCACTACAGTCAGCAgttctctgcatcctgctcctttCTGTCTGCGTAGCCAGGGTTTCTGCCTTCAGACGTCGTAATGGCCAGTGCTGACGCCCTCTCGCCCTCGGGCCTGAAATCCGGCTCCCAGTTCTACCCCTCGTACTCTGGCAACCCACGCAGACGCCCGCCTGAAGCAAACATCGGTAGGGGCGAGGGTGACGTTGGCGATACGGGTTGCTCCCGATTTAAAGTGGCTGCGTGCAGAATTCCAGCTGATGGTTCTGTGACTCTCCCCTCCCCAGACACACAGCCGAAGAAGATTCGGAAGCCTCCTGGGTTGCCGTCTTCGGTAAGTACAGCTCTGTGACAACCCAACCCAACCGCCCCCCCCCGTGCTCCTCCAGCTCTTGCGCAACCCGTTCAGCAAGAGTAGTTTCATGACAAGTGTCACACACTTGCACCATGGGACAGAGTCTCAGCTCCACAGTGAACCGCTCTGGCAGATAGGGACGCAGCTCTCCCTTGTTCTGGTGGAGCTGGGATCAGGGAAGTCAACAGAAACATATTTGAGCGATCCACATGGCTCTGGAAGCTTTTCACACATGCATGGGCTGTCCTGGGACCAGGAAAGCAAAACTGCCAGCTCTAGGTGGCACTTTTATCCTGAGCTGCAGTCCCTTTTCTGAGAGTTATTTCCTACTCCAAGGCCTTGCGAGGTCTCCTCAGTTCATCCGTTTTGACGCATGTATTGGCCAGGGTTGGTAGATAAGAACATTGCCAAGACCTGCAGGCAAGCATGAAAGAACCTTCAATGAACCACATTCAAACAAAGTCTTCGGAGGGCCGTTTTATTGTAGGCGACAGAGAGACATGGTGAATTAACAGGAAGCTGTGGGAACATGGACTGATGGGTACACTAATCAAAAGCTACAGCGGCAAGGGATTTGCTTGACGTGTGGTTGTCAGAGAAGGCCAGGATAAGATGAGCACTGGGGCTTTGTAAAATTTGGTAATAATTTGGGGCTTGTGAGTCATTGAAGGAGTAACTTGTGTCTTGGTCTGAAGCCAAATGAGCTCCCCTCATGGCCCCTAGACTtcaacacacacccctcccccacccaggAGTGTCCTACCATTGATCCAGTGCCATGCTGCCACTGGTAGCTAGTCCATGTGCGTGCTGgttccacccacccccaccctgttttttttttttttttcttttttttttttttcttttcttttctttttccgtCCATTTTCCTCCGTGACTTGTCTGAGCTCAGATCAGTTGCTGATGACCCTGGGTTTGTGCCCCTAGCCGCACTGAGGCCCTGTTCTGCTAGGTAACGTCCTGTGGCCCCAGAACCCTGGGCCACAGGGCTCGAATGCCCGCGCTGAACCCTCTTTTCGGCTCTCGGTCCAAGGCACTTGCCACAACAGAGGAGTTTGGTGTTGCACATTTGGTGCTGTTTAAGGCTTTTGGCCGACATTTTGAAGCTTTCCTTTGTCTACTATAACGTAGTTCGCCGTTTGTCACGGGCAGGTATGTCTTCATATTGCTTGTTCAGCGTGGTTCAGGTTGGGTATCGGTCCTGGAAACGCTTTCCCCCGACGCCTTCCAGCTTAATGAGGTTTGAGTCGGTCTGCCTCTCGGAGTGTTTTCGGGGGTAAAGGGAGGGTCTCCTTTTCTCTTAGCAGCCTCTGTTCTCTGGCTTCCACGTGATCagccagtctttttttttttttttttttttccccctcctcctcctccctacTTTCCCCCCTCCTTCAGCAAGACCTCTCTTCTtgcccccaccctctcctctccactcttcagCCCAGCTGCCTGTGGAGTTGGACGGGCTCCAGGAGCAGGCAGATGGCTCTGTAATTAGAAGTGCATCTCTCCCTTCCCTTCCCACTTCTCCCTGTTAAATCAAAttacaggaaaaagagaaatatcAGTTTGCTGGATTTGTCAATTCTCCTCTGGGCTTCGACAGCCATCCGGTGCATGCGCCCGTGTACACGTGCAGTTTCCTCCTCATCCTTCGTGGCACGAGTGCACGGTGGCCTGTCATGTCAGAGCACGGTTGGTCGTGTGTAGTGGTATGCACTTGCTTGGCTCTGGAGTACTGCATAAAACACAATGCAGCATCACGAGTGCGGGAGTTAAGCTGCAATCGACCTCTCCCGAAACCTCCCCGGGGCGTTCGGCTTCCTCTCGGCTACGCTTAACAGCCGATTTTGTTCGTCGTTTCAATAGGTTGGGCTCGGCCGCCGGAGAGCACGATCTCAAAACGGTCTCTTGTGCGATTCCGAAGTGTTCTGACTGCAGAAAGGTCACGTTTCTGTAAGAAGTGGGTGCCATAGAATGCTGAGCACAGCCCCCGCAGCGCGGCAGACGCCGAGGGGGCTTGGCTGGCCTCGGCCGAGCGGCGGGGAGATGGTGCCCTTTTGTACGCGCCCACCCTCTCTCGCGCTTGGCTCGCAGGGAAGAGCGAGAGGATGCGCAGACTGTGGCCCGCCGTGGCCATGGCGtctttcccagcatgctctgttCCAGTCCCTGCCACTTTAGCTGAGGGGCACTGCGGAAACACAAGTACACGTCATTCacacaataaattaataaagaaaacagaatcGATCTGAAAGCACTTCACTATCCTCTTTGGCCAgcataggtttttttttttgttttgttttgttttttcttttctcctcgGTGCAGAGTAGCTGAAGCGTGTGCAGCTTGAGCAATCGTGATTGCCGTTGCAGTTCGGTGCCTCACTGCGAGCTTTTATTTTTGGCCAGGTGTATGCCTCCACATCTGCTGATGAGTATCCCCGGGACGGCGCTGGATATCCCACCTCCAAAGCCGCCCCCGTCTACCCTGGCTCCTTCTACATGCAAGGTGCGTGCATCTCGAGGAGCTCGCCACGGTTAACGTGGAACGTAACGCCCACGTCCTCCTCTTGTAAACGTGGTAATTGATTTTGCTTTTTAGACATGTCCGAACATAAACGCAAACTCGAATGGGGGGTGGGATAAAGGCTAAAATGTTCGAGGTCCAAAAAAATGGCTCTAGATAGCTCAAAGGCAAAATTGGGCCTCTCTTTGTGTGGACAGAGGGCCTGCATCCTTCTTCGGACCCCTGGGCGGCGTCGGGGCCCCTGGGACAGTCGGGCTACACGGCGATGCTGGGCAACCCGCCGCACATGAGCCAACCTGGCTCCTTCACTGCCATTAACCCACAGGACAGGATGGTGAGTCCCTCGGCCCCGGGTCACGCTCCACCGGCTTTGCCGTCGAAGACGGCAGCTCGCGTCCTGCTTCCGCATGGAGCTCGTCTGTGAAGGCTGCTGGCTTAGCCCACTTCACAAAACCATGTGTACTTTTTTACTGGGGCAGATGCTTACTTTTTAACAAGAGTTTGGACAGCGATGCCAGAATGTCAAATGTATATTCTCAAGCTTTGTGGAGAGTTTGTAGGTGGGTATGCGAGGGTACCTGCTGTAGGCTGTGGATGTCCGCTGACTGAGACGTGTTCGTGTACCGTTGTAGAAGCGCCAGCCGCTGCCTCTGTCCCCGCAAAACTACCCCCTCCACGGGGCCGACGTCAACGGCTTCCACTCGGGATCTGCAGCCTACAGCCATGCGGCGCCCATGAACGGAGCAGACGCCATCATGGGTATGACTTCTAAGCCGTACTTGCTATCCGAATTTGAGCCCATTGATGGTTTTGGTGTGTTAAGGCCCCATCGGGGTGATTTGGTGTAAAGACTCGTGCTGCCTTCCGAAGCCGTCGTCTGCGTCCTCTCGCCACGTCTCTTGTATCTCACTCGATCTGAAACGGAAGTCCTGCGTGGTCCTCGGTTAGCCAGGAGCTGATTTTTATCTAATTTAATGCTTTTCACACAGTGCCTGTGGTTTGAGTGGGTATGTTTTCAGAAGGAGAACACTGATGGGTTTGCATGCAGTTTGCcactaaaaaaattaaaaaaaaccatcctGATTGGGCATTTAAATCGGGTTGAGCATTGCAGCCAATTCTCTTCTTAAGTGTTCTCCCTGTTAGTGTAATTTCTTCTTATGTACAGGCTGAATATGTACAtaagtctgtttttttgtttttttttcccctctctctctcagccaatAGAGGCTCAGCCACAGGCAGCTCAGGTGATGAGATCGGGAAGGCTCTCGCCTCGGTGAGTGGGTGGGGACTCATTAGTGTTTTGCCCCTCAGGTTGCAGTCGGTGGCTTCAGACAAAAATACTCCCAACTGGTAATCTTTCATGCATGATGCTATTACTCCTGGTTGTCACGGTTAATTTTTAATTGCAGTGCCAGAGTATTTATTGCAGAATTACTAATTATGATAAAATGTTGGTGGAGAGTGCAAAGACGCGTTGGCCCATTGCTCATGCTGACCGTCAGCCTCACGCCAGCCACCGAGCCGCACTTATAACGCCCCAGGTGGAAACATTTGGGACAttcagcgtgtgtgtttgtcacagaTCTACCCCTCAGACCATAACGGCAGCCCCTTCCCGTCCACGGCCTCCACGCCAGTGGGGTCACCCCAGGGCATTGCAGGTACGTCTCGACCCCCTGCACACGCGGCGCACCTGCCTTCCGCTTGGCAAAGGGCTGCTTTGTAGCGTTCCTTGGAACGCCGCTGCTAGATGAGTCCCGCTTCTAAGAAAGCGCAGATAACGGTatagatgggggggggggttgatcgCAGAGCAGCTTTTTGATGCCGCTATGTTTTGTAAATACATGCTTAGACTGTAAATGAGCGGTTGCTTTTGAAACGCAGCTCTGCAGTGCCCTCTGCTGTCCCAGCGGAGGTGCAGTGGGCCGTGTGTTGGACGCTTCATgttttggcttgtgtttgttGTCCTGGGCAGGTGCTGCGCAGTGGCCGCGATCGGCTGGCCAAACGGCACTCTCGCCCAGCTACGAAGGTGGACTGCATGCACTTGTAAGTGTTTTCCTTTTCCCACTGTTGCTCTTCATCGTAAATGGCCGCTGAACAGGAGAAAATCACAGCGGTGATCACTTTCGGGCTGTGGTTCATACTGAGACACTCGTGCTCTCTGCCTACCCGCCCACAACAGCAGAACAAAATGGAGGATCGGCTGGACGAGGCCATCCACGTACTGCGCAGCCACGCCGTCGGCCAGGGCCCTGGAGCCGGCCTTGCCGCCGCCCACTCGGAGGTGCACAGCTTGCTGGGTGCCGTCTCCTCATCCATCCATAACGGCGCCCTGGGGAGCCTGTCGCAGGGCTTCAGCGGTCCTGGGCTGCCTCTGGCTAACAGGCACGCCCCCATGGTGAGCGCCTGGCCGACGGGACGCCACTCCGGCAAGGGTCGGGGAGGCACTACGTTGATTTTACTACGTCAGATGTCAGAATGTTGATGCTGCCTTCATGTTTTCGTTTCACCTGGTAGTAGGGTTCTGTGGGCCTGATGAGTGTCCCTGCTACTTTCTAGAGTACATCTTGCCTAGTCCTGCACCTTGCATGAAATAAAAAGCTCCTTTTCTAAAATGCTCTTGGGAGCATATTGCCTTGATTTGGGCATTGATGACCCAAAAGGGTTTGCACATGGTATGTATTACACTTACATCCTGAGCTAATGccagtgttttggtgtgtggttttgtttttttgttttttttggcctaTGTCACATAGGGCGGGAGTCACCATGACGACCCAGCATGTCTCCCTGCCAGCAGTAATTTGCTCCAGGCGTCCCACACCTCGGGTACCACACAGTCTGCAGGGGCGCCCGAGCCCTTCGGCAGTGAGTAGTGCCCTCCTCCGACCGAACCGGGAGATTTTCAGGCCGCCGGCTGTGGTGCGGTGTGCGTGGGCTCTGACACAAACTCTCTGCTCCCAGGTTTGCCAGGAGGCGCGGCCTGTTCCACACACTCGTCCAACAGCGCAGAGATCAAGAGGGAGGACAAGGAAGATGATGAGAACTCCTCTGTGGCAGATAAGtctgaggaggagaagagagaccCCAAAATGTCTCGCAGCAGAACAAGgtacaatatttcttgcttcTCTTTTCACTTTTGTCACACAtactgtgcgtgtgcgtgtgcgctcgTTCGTTCTCCCGGGCACACTGCCCCCTCTCATGGTCTTCTCCCCATTCCCAACTCTCACATTGTTTTCAGAAAGGAGGCGTTTTCCCTCCAGAGCCATTCAAGTGTTTCAGACCAGGGAGAAGAGTAAGTCTGTCTCCCATCATAGAATGCACTCTGGGAAGCCCTCAGGATCAGACACTCCACACTGTCTGGCTGAGGAGCAGTTTTACTGTATAAATACAACATGTCACAGTGAACACTGTTCACACATTTTGGAAGGGGTTCTTCCTAAATGgtggaattttatttatttatttatttatttctac from the Electrophorus electricus isolate fEleEle1 chromosome 26, fEleEle1.pri, whole genome shotgun sequence genome contains:
- the tcf3b gene encoding transcription factor 3b, which translates into the protein MNEQQDHRMAVETDKELSDLLDFSAMFAPPVANGKNRPTTLASSQFGGSGLDERSSASPWPAGEQDSPSFNQGRSYGEGSHYSEHDGLSSPFLSSGIGGKNERGPYSSFGSQPGFLPSDVVMASADALSPSGLKSGSQFYPSYSGNPRRRPPEANIDTQPKKIRKPPGLPSSVYASTSADEYPRDGAGYPTSKAAPVYPGSFYMQEGLHPSSDPWAASGPLGQSGYTAMLGNPPHMSQPGSFTAINPQDRMKRQPLPLSPQNYPLHGADVNGFHSGSAAYSHAAPMNGADAIMANRGSATGSSGDEIGKALASIYPSDHNGSPFPSTASTPVGSPQGIAGAAQWPRSAGQTALSPSYEGGLHALQNKMEDRLDEAIHVLRSHAVGQGPGAGLAAAHSEVHSLLGAVSSSIHNGALGSLSQGFSGPGLPLANRHAPMGGSHHDDPACLPASSNLLQASHTSGTTQSAGAPEPFGSLPGGAACSTHSSNSAEIKREDKEDDENSSVADKSEEEKRDPKMSRSRTRKEAFSLQSHSSVSDQGEDKDDEDDEDLPAEVKLERERERRVANNARERLRVRDINEAFKELGRMCQLHLSTDKPQTKLLILHQAVNVILNLEQQVRERNLNPKAACLKRREEEKVSGVVADSQMPLSGAHPTLGGDAHNPVSHI